The DNA segment TGCTGAACTTTTTCCATTCTCAAGTTCACGAAGAATAGTTATTTTTGCTTCGCGTTTGAATTTTTTCCTTGCCTTCATATTTGCACCCTTTCTGTAGAAGTTTGCTAAGAATGTTTCTTAACTACGTGTCCACTTTTTGGGGTGCAGTCCAAGAATGAATCCTCCAAGGAAATTCCAATGAACCATTTTATGATCAGATTGTATCTGGCAGCATCTTCCATTTGTCTATCTGAATAGTTCATGAGGAATTGTACTATGGCTGAACGAAACATGATTTCGGGTAGGTTTTTCACAGGTCGACCCTGATTTTGCGAATAAAGGTCTTTACAGGCTTCATTCACGAAGGAAAAGTCTACGTGTTTGTTTATCTGCAATAAACTTTGCCTGGGAATGAAATATCAATATACTTTTCAATTAGTAGATACAACATCAGCAAACCTATGAGATCATAATTCCACGGTATTATTATTTTTTTGCTTCCGGCTACACATTTTATTTATAATAGGAATAGAAATAACAAGAAAATCCATGCTAATGCCAGGATATTTGCGATGCCTATAAAGTCATACATTATAAGAAATCTGAGGTATTAAATGAAGTATGCAAAACCATTGATGATATTGGGTACAGGCTCCCATGTAGGTAAAAGTGTAATTGTTACAGCTCTTTGCAGAATTTTTGCCGAAACTGGGATTAACGTTGCTCCTTTTAAGGCCCAGAACATGAGTCTCAATTCCTGGATCACTACCAATGGTGATGAGATCGGGATCGCTCAGGCCATCCAGGCAAAAGCTTGCGGTATTGAGCCTACTGCTGACATGAACCCTGTACTGCTAAAACCAAAGGGAGACCGTCAATCCCAGGTGATCATCCTGGGCAAACCCTATGCAGACCGAACTGCAGGTGATTATTATGAGTCAATTGACGATATGATTAAGGTAGTTGAATCTGCCTACTACCGATTGGCCGGACAGTATGACATGGTGATTATAGAAGGAGCCGGGGGGGCCGCTGAGATCAACTTGTATGAGAGGGATATTGTAAATATCGGTACGGCAAGGTTGCTAAAACCCCCTATTATACTTGTTGGAGATATCGAACGGGGCGGTGTGTTCGCAAGCATCTACGGGACGCTTAAACTGCTGCCTGACGATATTGCGCAACTGGTCAAAGGCATAATCATCAATAAGTTCAGGGGAGATCCAGCCATATTGGAACCAGGACTGAAAGAACTGGAAGAGATAACCGGAGTACATGTGTTGGGTGTTATTCCATATACGGATTTATCCATTCCTTCCGAGGATTCGGTCTCGATCGCAGATAAAAAGCATATATTTAATAATGGATTTGTTGACATTGCCATTTTAAGATTGCCCAGGATCTCGAATTTCACAGATTTCGAACCCCTTGAACCACTTTCAAATATCAGATATGTGGAACTGGATGAGGATATCGGACAGCCGGATGCTTTGATCATACCTGGAACTAAGAATACAATCGATGATCTCCAGGCTATTAAAGAAAGCGGGACCTATCATAGGATATATGAACTGGTAAAAGCCGGCATTCCCATAATCGGGATTTGCGGCGGATACCAGATGTTGGGAAAAACCATAACTGATAGTGGGATTGAAGGGGGTAGTGCTGCAGGAGTTGATGGTCTGGGACTGCTGGATGTATCCACAAGTTTTGGTGAATATAAAAAGCAGACCATCCAAACCCGGAAAAAAGTTACCGGGGACGGTCCAATTCTGGGCAGGATTACAGGTCAAAATGTTTCCGGTTATGAAATACATATGGGGGATACCTGGCTGCATGAAGATAAACCAGCTTTTTCTGATGATGGTTGTATTGATAGATCTGGATTGATCTGGGGGACATATCTTCACGGCCTGTTCGAAAATGAGAATGTCAGGGATGCTTTTCTGGATTTCCTTTATT comes from the Methanosarcinales archaeon genome and includes:
- a CDS encoding transposase; amino-acid sequence: MKNLPEIMFRSAIVQFLMNYSDRQMEDAARYNLIIKWFIGISLEDSFLDCTPKSGHVVKKHS
- a CDS encoding cobyric acid synthase, producing the protein MKYAKPLMILGTGSHVGKSVIVTALCRIFAETGINVAPFKAQNMSLNSWITTNGDEIGIAQAIQAKACGIEPTADMNPVLLKPKGDRQSQVIILGKPYADRTAGDYYESIDDMIKVVESAYYRLAGQYDMVIIEGAGGAAEINLYERDIVNIGTARLLKPPIILVGDIERGGVFASIYGTLKLLPDDIAQLVKGIIINKFRGDPAILEPGLKELEEITGVHVLGVIPYTDLSIPSEDSVSIADKKHIFNNGFVDIAILRLPRISNFTDFEPLEPLSNIRYVELDEDIGQPDALIIPGTKNTIDDLQAIKESGTYHRIYELVKAGIPIIGICGGYQMLGKTITDSGIEGGSAAGVDGLGLLDVSTSFGEYKKQTIQTRKKVTGDGPILGRITGQNVSGYEIHMGDTWLHEDKPAFSDDGCIDRSGLIWGTYLHGLFENENVRDAFLDFLYSKRGISYLNIKAGINYQDPYHKLARHFLTHVDMDAINKILKD